Proteins from one Neodiprion fabricii isolate iyNeoFabr1 chromosome 5, iyNeoFabr1.1, whole genome shotgun sequence genomic window:
- the LOC124182675 gene encoding alanine--glyoxylate aminotransferase isoform X1, giving the protein MTASTWLGNAVLPEPPKELLGPLGVPEKTLMAPGPSNASNRVRHALQHPLLGHLHPEMCQLMDEVKAGIQYAFQTKNRLTLAISASGHGGMEACLGNILELGETVLIARCGLWGERAANMAIRIGAHVEFLDTEPGVAFTLEELEAAVKRHRPTVVFVVHAESSTGMKQPLQGVGDIVHRYGGLLIVDTVASIGGESFYADAWGVDAVYTGSQKVLGAPPGITPVTFSPAAEKKIFQRKTQVPVYYWDMTILGDYWSCFGKSTRVYHHTISATLIYGLREALAQLAEERLPNSWARHAAAAMRLEKRLAARGLEFFISNPENRLRTIISVKVPPGIDWKLVTQRAMKKYKVEIGGGLGPTVGKIFRIGLMGVNADSEHVDRVWEAFNDGLKYARTAKL; this is encoded by the exons ATGACTGCGTCAACATGGCTGGGAAACGCGGTCCTACCGGAACCTCCGAAGGAGCTTCTAGGTCCGCTGGGAGTCCCGGAAAAGACATTGATGGCACCGGGACCGAGCAACGCCTCCAACCGAGTTCGTCACGCTTTGCAGCACCCGCTACTGGGTCATCTACATCCGGAGATGTGTCAG TTAATGGATGAAGTCAAAGCAGGAATTCAGTACgcttttcaaacaaaaaatcgTCTCACATTGGCGATAAGTGCATCAGGACACGGAGGTATGGAAGCTTGTCTTGGGAACATCCTCGAACTTGGGGAAACTGTTTTGATCGCAAGATGTGGTCTTTGGGGCGAAAGGGCTGCGAATATGGCAATCAGGATTGGAGCTCAC GTAGAATTCCTTGACACTGAGCCCGGTGTGGCTTTTACTCTGGAAGAGCTCGAAGCTGCTGTCAAACGACATCGGCCAACGGTTGTATTTGTGGTTCACGCAGAATCATCAACTGGTATGAAACAGCCTCTGCAAGGTGTTGGCGATATTGTTCACAG ATACGGCGGGTTGCTCATCGTTGACACCGTGGCTTCAATAGGCGGTGAATCCTTCTACGCAGATGCTTGGGGCGTCGACGCTGTCTATACCGGAAGTCAGAAGGTGCTTGGCGCACCTCCCGGCATAACACCGGTCACCTTTAGTCCCGCCGCAGA GAAGAAGATATTTCAGAGAAAAACCCAGGTTCCAGTTTACTACTGGGACATGACGATACTCGGCGATTATTGGTCTTGTTTTGGCAAGTCGACGCGCGTTTATCACCACACAATCAGCGCTACTCTGATCTACGGATTGCGGGAGGCATTGGCTCAGCTTGCTGAAGAACGACTTCCAAATAGCTGGGCAAGACACGCCGCTGCTGCAATGAGGTTGGAAAAGCGCCTTGCTGCCCGTGGTTTggaattctttatttcaaatcCGGAGAATCGTTTGCGTACGATTATTTCAGTGAAGGTACCTCCAGGAATCGATTGGAAACTTGTCACACAACGAGCGATGAAAAA ATACAAGGTGGAAATTGGGGGAGGTCTCGGCCCGACTGTTGGCAAAATCTTCCGCATCGGATTAATGGGGGTTAACGCTGATAGTGAACACGTGGATCGAGTATGGGAAGCATTTAATGACGGCTTGAAGTATGCTAGAACGGCAAAACTGTAA
- the LOC124182675 gene encoding alanine--glyoxylate aminotransferase isoform X2, with protein MSNSVILHQTKQGLDVYTLHYLMDEVKAGIQYAFQTKNRLTLAISASGHGGMEACLGNILELGETVLIARCGLWGERAANMAIRIGAHVEFLDTEPGVAFTLEELEAAVKRHRPTVVFVVHAESSTGMKQPLQGVGDIVHRYGGLLIVDTVASIGGESFYADAWGVDAVYTGSQKVLGAPPGITPVTFSPAAEKKIFQRKTQVPVYYWDMTILGDYWSCFGKSTRVYHHTISATLIYGLREALAQLAEERLPNSWARHAAAAMRLEKRLAARGLEFFISNPENRLRTIISVKVPPGIDWKLVTQRAMKKYKVEIGGGLGPTVGKIFRIGLMGVNADSEHVDRVWEAFNDGLKYARTAKL; from the exons ATGTCCAACAGCGTTATCCTGCATCAGACAAAGCAAGGCCTCGACGTCTATACATTGCATTAT TTAATGGATGAAGTCAAAGCAGGAATTCAGTACgcttttcaaacaaaaaatcgTCTCACATTGGCGATAAGTGCATCAGGACACGGAGGTATGGAAGCTTGTCTTGGGAACATCCTCGAACTTGGGGAAACTGTTTTGATCGCAAGATGTGGTCTTTGGGGCGAAAGGGCTGCGAATATGGCAATCAGGATTGGAGCTCAC GTAGAATTCCTTGACACTGAGCCCGGTGTGGCTTTTACTCTGGAAGAGCTCGAAGCTGCTGTCAAACGACATCGGCCAACGGTTGTATTTGTGGTTCACGCAGAATCATCAACTGGTATGAAACAGCCTCTGCAAGGTGTTGGCGATATTGTTCACAG ATACGGCGGGTTGCTCATCGTTGACACCGTGGCTTCAATAGGCGGTGAATCCTTCTACGCAGATGCTTGGGGCGTCGACGCTGTCTATACCGGAAGTCAGAAGGTGCTTGGCGCACCTCCCGGCATAACACCGGTCACCTTTAGTCCCGCCGCAGA GAAGAAGATATTTCAGAGAAAAACCCAGGTTCCAGTTTACTACTGGGACATGACGATACTCGGCGATTATTGGTCTTGTTTTGGCAAGTCGACGCGCGTTTATCACCACACAATCAGCGCTACTCTGATCTACGGATTGCGGGAGGCATTGGCTCAGCTTGCTGAAGAACGACTTCCAAATAGCTGGGCAAGACACGCCGCTGCTGCAATGAGGTTGGAAAAGCGCCTTGCTGCCCGTGGTTTggaattctttatttcaaatcCGGAGAATCGTTTGCGTACGATTATTTCAGTGAAGGTACCTCCAGGAATCGATTGGAAACTTGTCACACAACGAGCGATGAAAAA ATACAAGGTGGAAATTGGGGGAGGTCTCGGCCCGACTGTTGGCAAAATCTTCCGCATCGGATTAATGGGGGTTAACGCTGATAGTGAACACGTGGATCGAGTATGGGAAGCATTTAATGACGGCTTGAAGTATGCTAGAACGGCAAAACTGTAA